A window of Pongo pygmaeus mitochondrion, complete genome genomic DNA:
GGTAAATAGTTTAAACAAAACAAATGATTTCGACTCATTAAATTATGACAGCCATATTTACCAAATGCCCCTTATCTATATAAATATCACACTAGCATTCACCATATCACTCCTAGGCATGCTAGTCTACCGCTCACACCTAATATCCTCCCTACTATGCCTAGAGGGAATAATGTTATCATTATTCATTATAATCACCCTCATAACCCTCAACACCCACTCTCTCCTAGCCAACATCATACCCATCACCATATTAGTCTTCGCTGCCTGCGAAGCAGCAGTAGGCCTCGCCTTGCTAGCCTCAATCTCCAACACATACGGCCTAGACTACGTCAACAACCTAAACCTGCTTCAATGCTAAAACTAATTATCCCAACAGTCATACTACTACCCCTAACATGACTCTCCAAAACACACATAATCTGAATCAACACCACCACCCACAGTCTTATCATCAGCTTCATCCCCCTACTATTCCTCAACCAAACCAACAGCAACCTGTCCAGCTACTCCCTCCTTTTCTCCTCCGACCCCTTATCAACCCCCCTTCTAATATTAACAACCTGACTCCTGCCCCTCATAATTATAGCAAGTCAACATCACCTATCCAACGAACCTCCCTCACGAAAAAAACTATACCTCTCCATACTAATCTCTCTTCAAATCTCCCTAATCATAACATTTACAGCCACAGAATTAATTATATTTTACATCCTC
This region includes:
- the ND4L gene encoding NADH dehydrogenase subunit 4L, with amino-acid sequence MPLIYMNITLAFTMSLLGMLVYRSHLMSSLLCLEGMMLSLFIMITLMTLNTHSLLANIMPITMLVFAACEAAVGLALLASISNTYGLDYVNNLNLLQC